A stretch of the Panicum virgatum strain AP13 chromosome 9N, P.virgatum_v5, whole genome shotgun sequence genome encodes the following:
- the LOC120687514 gene encoding uncharacterized protein LOC120687514 produces the protein MLKKLNLTEEEGEYVAFSDDEADGEETATEWALVGKVISPGALNKSTIMGALKPAWGNPYGLKLRSIGEKTANLFVAEFGSKEDKDRILGASPWVFGKYSVILREYDHKLKPSEICFDRMEIWARLIDVPLGWMNQQRGARAMGLLGEVVRMDVDGEGKASGPFLRARVAIDISKPIRRGALIKRSKNEPPEWFDAQYERLPYFCRSCGVLGHSDLVCETPAPRDAEGKLPYDVKLRVEDKKKKLQSFAEAAAESLGSAASSGSKQSRESAEKPDDRKKDNTRGADEHELEGDATSPLKTKSVANEKGKDPSTRITRPLFQAKKGEVQKTARKRKSKTNGPAINPAPGLNLPPVNNTALVPAGLVNARVSQLDRGGGGNEDDMEEMIKKQRRSSTTNIASSAAAAEGSPRRAQ, from the coding sequence ATGCTAAAGAAACTCAACCTGACGGAAGAGGAAGGGGAGTATGTGGCCTTCAGCGATGATGAGGCTGACGGTGAGGAGACAGCAACCGAATGGGCGCTGGTTGGGAAGGTGATCTCCCCAGGCGCCTTGAACAAGAGCACGATCATGGGAGCTCTGAAGCCGGCATGGGGGAACCCATATGGTTTGAAGCTCCGCTCGATTGGTGAGAAGACTGCTAACCTGTTTGTAGCCGAATTTGGCAGCAAGGAGGACAAGGACCGAATCCTGGGCGCATCGCCCTGGGTTTTCGGCAAGTACTCGGTGATTCTACGTGAGTATGATCACAAGCTAAAGCCGTCGGAGATTTGTTTCGACCGCATGGAGATCTGGGCAAGGCTCATTGATGTACCGTTGGGTTGGATGAACCAGCAACGTGGAGCTCGTGCTATGGGTCTTCTTGGAGAGGTCGTTAGGATGGATGTCGATGGAGAAGGTAAAGCCAGTGGCCCTTTCCTCCGGGCTAGAGTGGCTATTGATATCAGTAAACCCATTAGAAGGGGTGCCCTAATTAAGAGAAGCAAGAATGAACCTCCGGAGTGGTTTGATGCTCAATACGAAAGGCTGCCGTATTTCTGTCGTTCATGTGGAGTGCTGGGTCATTCTGACCTGGTGTGTGAGACGCCGGCTCCACGTGATGCTGAAGGAAAGCTGCCCTATGATGTCAAGCTACGGGTAGAGGATAAGAAGAAGAAGCTTCAGAGCTTTGCGGAAGCAGCTGCTGAGTCTTTGGGGAGTGCTGCATCGTCGGGCTCCAAACAGTCAAGGGAGTCGGCTGAGAAACCTGATGATCGAAAGAAGGATAACACGAGAGGTGCTGATGAACATGAGCTGGAGGGGGACGCCACTTCTCCACTCAAAACTAAATCTGTGGCTAATGAGAAAGGAAAAGACCCATCGACACGTATTACCCGTCCGTTGTTCCAGGCAAAGAAAGGCGAGGTACAAAAGACGGCCAGAAAGAGGAAATCCAAGACTAACGGGCCGGCGATCAACCCTGCTCCTGGCCTTAACCTGCCACCAGTGAATAATACAGCGCTAGTTCCGGCAGGATTGGTGAATGCGAGggtctctcagctggaccggggtggtggagggaaTGAGGATGATATGGAGGAGATGATTAAGAAGCAGAGAAGGTCATCTACCACAAACATTGCGtcatcggcggcggctgcggaagGCAGTCCCCGCCGGGCACAATGA
- the LOC120692621 gene encoding mavicyanin-like, protein MAVGMRGLLVLTLGLAMAATSSAAIYKVGDAAGWTILGNINYTDWTTKKTFHVGDIIEFTYPQGIHNVLEVTKADYDSCSNSTPIATHTSGDDKIAIKRPGHRFFICGVPGHCAAGQKVNIRVLKPRSSDAPSKAPALAPARSAAATPSGSSEPSAASPPAASSTDSTPDAPTTTAPAPNANGARVRGGYRAVVAMALAAVASMAMLQ, encoded by the exons ATGGCCGTGGGCATGAGGGGTTTGCTGGTGCTGACGCTTGGGCTCGCGATGGCTGCGACCTCGTCGGCGGCCATCTACAAGGTCGGCGACGCCGCCGGTTGGACCATCCTCGGCAACATCAACTACACCGACTGGACTACGAAGAAGACCTTTCATGTTGGAGACATCATAG AGTTCACGTACCCCCAGGGCATCCACAACGTGCTGGAGGTGACCAAGGCCGACTACGACAGCTGCTCCAACTCCACGCCCATCGCCACGCACACCTCCGGCGACGACAAGATCGCCATCAAGAGGCCCGGCCACCGCTTCTTCATCTGCGGCGTGCCCGGCCATTGCGCCGCCGGCCAGAAGGTCAACATCCGCGTCCTCAAGCCGCGGTCCTCTGATGCCCCTTCCAAGGCGCCCGCGCTCGCGCCggcgcgctcggcggcggcgacccccAGTGGCAGCAGCGAGccgagcgccgcctcgccgccggccgcctcgtcCACTGACAGCACCCCCGACGCGCCGACGACCACCGCTCCCGCGCCCAACGCCAACGGCGCCAGGGTCCGTGGAGGTTACCGAGCTGTCGTAGCGATGGCGTTGGCGGCGGTCGCCTCCATGGCAATGCTGCAGTAG
- the LOC120691653 gene encoding photosystem I reaction center subunit II, chloroplastic-like, producing MAMATQASAATRHLLAAAWSPAKAPRSSQLALPSPSRGPAPLRAAAGEPAAATEEAPKGFVPPQLDPNTPSPIFGGSTGGLLRKAQVEEFYVITWTSPKEQVFEMPTGGAAIMRDGPNLLKLARKEQCLALGTRLRSKYKINYQFYRVFPNGEVQYLHPKDGVYPEKVNAGRQGVGQNFRSIGKNVSPIEVKFTGKNTFEL from the coding sequence ATGGCCATGGCCACGCAAGCCTCCGCCGCGACGCGCCACCTGCTGGCGGCGGCCTGGTCGCCGGCGAAGGCGCCGCGGTCGTCGCAGCTCGCGCTCCCGTCGCCCTCCCGCGGGCCGGCCCCgctccgcgcggccgccggggagcccgcggcggcgaccgagGAGGCGCCCAAGGGGTTCGTGCCCCCGCAGCTGGACCCCAACACGCCGTCCCCGATCTTCGGCGGCAGCACGGGGGGCCTGCTCCGCAAGGCGCAGGTGGAGGAGTTCTACGTGATCACGTGGACGTCCCCCAAGGAGCAGGTGTTCGAGATGCCGACGGGCGGCGCCGCCATCATGCGGGACGGCCCCAACCTCCTGAAGCTGGCGCGCAAGGAGCAGTGCCTGGCGCTGGGCACCAGGCTGCGCTCCAAGTACAAGATCAACTACCAGTTCTACCGCGTCTTCCCCAACGGCGAGGTCCAGTACCTGCACCCCAAGGACGGCGTCTACCCGGAGAAGGTCAACGCCGGCAGGCAGGGCGTCGGCCAGAACTTCCGCAGCATCGGCAAGAACGTCAGCCCCATCGAGGTCAAGTTCACCGGCAAGAACACCTTCGAGCTGTGA